GCTGAGCCACAGCGCCCTCGTAAGGAAGTCCCCGTAGCAAAGTGGTTGGACCCGCATAGCAATTGCCttattatttaccacactggAAGCGGACTTGGGATACCCTAGCCGGACGAAGGTAGAGGGGCGAAAACAACCACGGCTGGGTGGCATGAGAGGAAGCCGGGAAAAACCCCGCCTTCTACTTCGCTGTGGCTGCCTCGAGTTAGCGAATGGCCCACGAGCTCCGGAAACCCGGCGGCGCTGCTGCGCCACCCGGTAGCGGTTTAGGGGAGCCACGAGCCAATTTCTCCACTAAAACCTCCCTCTTGTACTGGCAGCTCTGGACCATGGCGAAATATGGCATGGCAACTGCCAAGTCGGAGAATAAAAGTGGCGCTGTAACTTCGCCGCGTTGTCTACTTGATCCGGTGCCGGTTGGGAACCATTCCAATGATGGCAGCTATAAAGGTGGTCTGACCCAGGAGTCCCAGTCAAATGTTGGTACATATCTTGAATACGCGAAAGCTGCCTTGTACGTCTATCGCGATCGtgctcatcatcagcaaaggAATATGCCCAGTGGTTCGTCCAGAAATGCATCCATCGGAACACCGTTTGACCCCGCGCACCTACCCGCGCCTCCTCTTGGAACGGACCTGGACGAGAATAGGCAAGCCGCAGTTATTGTTGTTTCAGTCGTAACATGGCTTCTAGCCATGCTTTGTATCGTCCTTCGGATTGCAAGCCGGAAGATAAAGGGCACCAAGCTCTGGCTGGATGACTGGATCATATTCGCTTCCGTGGTATGCTACCCTTCTTGTCGCCCGCCTCCACGGTTTCGAGATCAAGCTCCCGCAAGTATCTCAATGCTTACGAGACAATCGTAGCCCTTCTCCTGTACCCAAGTCTTCGCCATAGCTGGATACGGTCAGTGTTCTACGTGCCTAATGCGTTGTCTCTTGTCCTCGAAATTATATTCACACATTGCCAGGTGTCAGCCATGGTTTCGGCAAACACATTTGGGTTGCGCCTCGAGATGCGTTGTACGCGTCGACTCTAGCGTATTTCATCTCTAAGCTTGGCTACGTTTTTACGGTCGTTTGTTTCAAATGGTCTATTCTTGCGCTATACTGGCGTCTCTTTCACTTTCGACGATCCATAAAAATCCCTATTTGGATTATTGCAATCGTCGTGTTCTTATGGGGAATTTCAGACGTACGTGGTCTTGGGAAGCAGTTTGAAAGCACACATACTGACGCATAACTGGCCTACAGCTTCTCATTCGTCTTTTGCAGTGTCAGCCGGTCTACGCTCGCTGGGCTCAGTACGACCCGGACAATCCTTTATCTGCCGACCGTTACCATTGTCTCATTCCGGAGTATCAATTTCTTTATGCGAATGCGATTCCCACTATGATCACGGACGTGGTAATACTTTTACTCCCAGTACCGTACATCGTTCCCCTCCacttgcctttgccaacaaaaTTGGGGGTCGGTGGCTTGTTTTTACTTGGCTCATTGTGAGTAAACGAGATCCGACGTCCACAGCTGCGCTTTTGTTAGGCGCTGTCGCTGCTCAGTTGGCAAGGCTAATGAGGGACAGTATTCTAGTGGTATCAGCCGTGCGACTCCATGTCATTTTGCGAGAAAGTTctccaccagttgacaagaCCTGGAGTTCTGTCCCGCTTGTGGTATTGTCTGTTGCTGAAGCAAACGTTGGCATCATGTGCGGTATGTCGGTTCCCTATTCAGCGATGGATCTTCGATAACTAATGTTGTTGGCCCCTAGCCTGTCTACCTTTGGTCTtaccagccttgacaaagaTCACGGCTAGTGTTATGGGAATGCTATTTCCATTTCACAAACAGGCAGTGGCTGGGCATACCTGGCCAGACAGTCATGACACAGGCGATTTCTGTGCATGGGAAAGAAGGGTAGTCTGCAGCCATCCATTCTCGCATGTGACAGATTCCAGTCGCAGTGGCAGCGGCACTCACGCTGACTCATTTTCGCCCTTCCACGCCGATGGGTCGGAACGAAGTCTCTGCACACATGGCGAGACTCCAGTGGAGCTGAAGTACATGGATATAAGGCCTGGCTCCAGTGGCGTGCTGATTACTACAGAGGCTCACGTTCGAAATTGAATTCCCTTGCCCTGAGCAATGAAGGCGGAAATGGCTATGCCTTGTGCCTTGCCTTGAGAGACGTGTGTTGACGAATGAAAGATTGAAAAGACTTCTGGCTTCTGACCCACGAAATACCAAAACCTCTTTTCACTCCTTCGATCATGGGCAGAGCTAGCGCGCGGCTGCCAATCCAATTGAACGAGGTTGAATTGTCTGAAACTACTCCAACACAGAGCAGGGAACGGACCGAGGATGCTGGTTAATTGGAATTGCTAGCTAGCCTGACTGCCTCCGCAGTTAACGTTTGCACGCGGGCGATTTGTCCGACGGTCGATGCGGTGACAAAACCGACGGAACTGGTTGATAGCTACCGACTCAACGCAGAGGCGCACCTACTTGCCACAACTCGTATGTTGACCAAAGAAACAAACTCGTTGTCACCAGGCACAAAGATTCGTCATCCCATCTTGTCTGAAGCATGGCGCCACTCTTCCTCTTACGGAGAATGATATGCGACCCACTAGGTTTGGCAACGGTTATTTCGGCACGCGATCCTTCTAGAGGGCTTCGATCGCCGTCAAGCATCTGTTGTGGCTGTTTCACACCACCCCCGAACACTGCCAATACGACGACGAAGTTGTCACCTGCAAGCTGGCGACTCAATGAGCAACGGCGTGCCCCAATCGCTGGCCCTCAGTCCCGGCTCGATTTTCACCTGCTGTCTTTCCCTTATGACCGTCTTCGGCAGGTTGTCTATGCTCAAGCCAAGGGTAACCCGTGCAGACACTCGGACAACTAGAACTGTTGATTTCTTTCCATTGATTGTGAGACATGCTGGGACCCTCTCCATATGTCCGCATTCCCAACCCCAAGTGCAGCGTGTTGGCATGAGTCGCAGCGAGGTACAACCGGCACGCGTCGGGTGGGTGGTCAATTTTAGACTCCAACGCTAGAAACGTTCCTTAGGTGGCGGCGCACTGCCCTCCGTTCTTCGGCCTCTCTGGGAATGGTAGCCACGTGGCTTATGGATCGTTCCCTGCGGGGTGATCGACCCTGGGACCGCTCCCATTCAGGACCGCCGAGACAGTGATGGCAGTTCAATGCCATGCCGTCGATGAAACAGGCCACGCCTTGCCCGAACAGGTCGTATCTAGGCGGCAAGTAGAAGTTACGCGTATGAATTCCCCACAGTAGAAAGTCTACTTAGTTCCGATGTCAATCCTTTTTGCGACTGTGTTGGTTTAATGTCCAAACCAACGGCCGTGGCCTCATGGAGGTTCCGCTATATTGGTATCGTGGCTGGGTCGAGAACAGGGTGCAACTAGGCCAGTTGACGCCATAAGTCGTAACCGACGGACGACCTGAAGGAGGTCCAATGGGAATTGGGCAACGGCAGGCTCTCGCTCGAGTGACTGCGACATCGATATTGTATACCTGTACCTGTTTCTGCAGCATTGCAGGCGGAAGCTGAATTATCTGAAGTGACTCCAACAGTGAGCTTCAGAAAGCGGACCGAGCATGCCGCTTGATTCAAATTGCTACGTAGCCCTACTGCCTGGGCAGTTAGTGGTTTCAGGTCGGCCATATGTCCGACGGTCGAAACGGAGACCAAGGCGACGGAACTACTTGATAGCTGCCGACTGAGCCCGGAGGCGCACCCCTTGTTCGTATGTTgaccaaaagaaacaaacgcGGCAGCAGCTGGCGTTTAGCCACGTGCAGCCCGTCATCAGCCTCACAGACTCGTTAGGCTGTGGTGCGTGGAGCATGGCGCCACTCTTCCTCTTACAGAGAATGATACACGGCCACCATGTTTGGCAAGGTTTATTTCGACACGCGAACGTTCCAGCCATTTGTCTCTGCTTTTCCACACCACCCCTGACCAAGCCGCTTTCTGGACGTCATCCCTGTTAGGTATACGCCAGGGTGAAACGTAATTGGCGCTAAAATTGTCAGATACACCGGGGTTATCTTGATTCACGATGGGGTCAATGTAATGATTATGAAACCAAAATTGATGATCTTATTGATTACTTCTTGTGTTGTTCTGTTCTTCCTCTGGGAGCGGGGTTGGGCTATCAGCCCAACTCCTTAAATCCTCAGCCACAACAGTATCGCTATAACCAACAGCTCGCTCTCGTGCATACAGTAGGCGCAGGGAATATTGCGTGGGAACGGGGCCCGTTACGAAAGTGACTTCAACAGGGATGACTCTGGGGCGGTGATTGGCGCAAAAGCGGGAACGGGCCCCGTTACGGTAGACACTAACTGAGTACGACGGACCCTTTGTACAGTAGTAGTAGGCTGTGTCTGTCGACTGAACAAGCAGATTCAGTGTCATGACATCGTCATGACAACTACATTAATGGAATAAAGTTTGtaggaaaaagcaattatgagGGGTAAAACgttcggacgaaaggaagataTTTTGTATTTAAAAGGACCACTGCAACAGTTTGGTAAAATGGGGGAAGAACAGACAAAAAGGTGCAGAGGCAATCGAGCTCAGTGTCTAAGTAGTAAACTAAAATCGGAACTTCATAACGCAacagttttatccgacaaaAGCAGTCAGACCCCAATCGGGTATTTGTCTCTTGAAGGTACGAAACGAGATAGTGCTGTCGCCATTAGCCACCAGAGATTCGTTTAAAAACGCATAGATCTAATTATTCGAATGGCTATTATTTCTTCTTAtcttgatggcttctcgaaAATCCTTAATTTGGCGGCGTGGCGGCATCGCAAAGGTCGGGTGCGCgatgtgtgtgtgttggtgtgtgtgtgtgcgtgcGTGGATTGCGGGGCTGGCCCTCTTGCAGTTGCGGTACTAATATCCCACCGTAGCCGCCAGGTAGCAAGGCTTGCCGCCGTTGACGGAGACTGATGCGCCCCTGGGCTTTGCTGAACAGAGGACCCGACTGCAATTCCGACAGCGGTAAGCTCCTTGTTGATGTTATTTAGTGCAGAGGCGATGACTTGTGTCCCGGAACAATGTTAGCAAACTATTGTTGACAAAACCAAAGAGAGAGTACGCCAGCTTACCCGGGCTGATCTGTCTTACTTGTTGCAGGCACTGTATGCAATAAGTGAGCTTACGCATAGCTTGCTGATCGTCTGGAGCTGcctgaacttgaagaagaaagattgatgatgcAATGTAGACGCAGTATGCGAGAGACAAAACGCAGTAATTCATAGTGAAGGTCCTGCAGAAGAGATCAAAGATCGCAATGACGGATGTCGCTGATGTCACACTTTCCGCCAGGTAGCCCTGGACGGGAGATGGCCCTTCGCATTCGCGTTGCCCTCGACCGGTGAGCATCGGGCGGTATAACAAAATTTTAAACGCATGATAAAGACAACTGTGTTTGTACGTTAGCCGCGCAATTTCAGCctcaaaagaagaaatctTGCAATGAAATGACGAGCATACGTACTTGAGCGTCACAATATGAGATGGCGGAGCCAAGGTTGGCAACGATACGGGATCAATTTTCAAGTGCGTTGGTAACTGATCCCACCACTGCTGTAACAATGGTTCCTGGAAATTGAGGCACTCTTGAATCTCAGTATCAGTATTTTGCGACAGCGGATCATACATGTGGAGCAGAATTTCGTTGAAAATTACGGCCAGCCGACACATGCTCATGAAGCAAGATGCTGAGTGAGCTGTTGTGAGGGGATAATTCCAGGCGGTGTCAGTTTGGGAGATACCAAATGGAACCCAAAGGTCATTCTCGGCCGAGTCGTCAACTGTGATGGACTAGTCAGCAATCCAGCTTCAGTGGCCGGCCATGTTCGCGAGGCTCTTACACATGATATGTGACGGCGAAATGCTGGTATGTTGCAATGATGGAGACCAAgcgcccccccccccccccccccccccccccccccccggtCCCTAGATAGAGACATATTAATTTGTCCCAGAAATAACAGCCCCAGTAGATACGTCGGCGGAtctcaagctcctcgtcactcaACTGCACAGAGCCCGGGAATCGCTGGCTATCCACGCATATGCCAAGATGGTCTAGCAGCCGGAAGGCAATACCGCTATACGTCCAGGCTTGTGTAGAATTACCCAGACTACATTCTTGTGCgctgagaaggaggagagttTGTATCGTAGGTATCGTGCAGACGCCATTGCTCAACTCCTCGAAAAGCATGCTTCGCGCATGTTTACCGAATAGGGTACCGCCTTGGTAGGACTCGTCGAGTAACCGCTTGATCGAAGGATCAATTCGTCCCcatcgaatcgaatgtgAGATTACGGCATTAAGAAGAGTGTGGGAGTAATAAGGTCCCATTGATTGCATGTCGCCTAATTCGGTCAGCCATACGTACGGTACGGAGTGGTTCTTGGCATACGGTATAGAAACTAAACGGGGATTCATAATGGCAGAACGACTTACGTGTAAATACAGGTCGATAGATGAAATTGAATAATGGTTGAATCCAGCACCAATGAACGTTGAGGAGGTGCTGAAATGGCTCCTGGGGTAATAGAGGTTAGCAAACTTTCGCGATATGCCACCTTACAATGCAGCCGAATACGAGGCTGCTGTCATAGAAGCGGGATTGCATACAGGTATTTCGGACAAGTTCTCCATGGCGCGTTGGTGCCATGCATTATGAATTAGACGTTCACGTTGTTGCCTGTCGGTGTCTGATGTTGACGGATCCAGGAATGGCACCTCCCCTGAACTCGGACCCGTTCGGTCACTCGGAAGATTGAAGAAACTAGTGGCGCCATGATACGTGATGCTTCCCTTGTCGTCTATCTTTAAGCTTCTGAAGCTTCGACTCATTGCCTGCTCGTCGGATGCATGGCGTGCGGTTTGTGATGGAGCATCTGGCGCGCCTGATACCGGAGGGCTAGAGTGTGACGAGCCAGCAACGGAGGCAGGCGACTTCGAAAGATTCGCAACTTGGTCTTCCAGCTCCCTGATTCGTTCTTCCAACCGCTGGGTGTAAGATAATGTTGGATATCTGCCATTTGGGTTAGAGCATGACTGGCTTTCGTATTGTagatgatgccaacagcCGGGGCGACAAACAACTTGTATATgtgtcggataaggctgcctctgttgattgaacaagcagacttagagtaattgctggatgtcataaaatcatggatatcagaaggtgaagaggctggccagccacttggaaataattagaaggctggaaataatgcttctttgctaagataaatgacgtgaatccctctggcaagaggaggacaacaagttcagatatacaagcaattgacaggctattgaatcaagaactgcatcttcagtgtagtaaaaattgaattggaaccgcaTAACGCGACAATATGCACTCATCATTTCGGGCAGCACATCGCTGACAAATGGGCTGTTCACCTCCGCATTTAACCTATCAACACAAAGTCATAGTGTGAGTAAGCTTGTCTGTAATACTAAAAGCAGGAGTTGGACAGGCTGGTATGACAGTAGTTTGTCGGGGTGCATGGTCTGTTCGGACTGGAGTCGATGCATGGACCATGTATGGTTCACAGTCATTCACACGTAGACTCTAGTATTAAACGTACCTTGCGCCGACGACAAGGCTCACAGGAAAAGGCACTCTTCTTGGTGGCCTTTGCCGTTGACATGATGAGGAAAACAAAACGTGAGTCGGCGATATGGAAGTGGTGGTGCGATCAAAGACACACAGAAGGCGTCTGCATTTGGAGTTGAAAGGTCTCTCCGTCAGGGTAAAGTATCGAAGACCCCGAAAACACGGAGAATTATGGCAATAACGCAGAGTATCATAGGGCAAGTATGAATACTATGGCTGCTGTGAGGAATGAAAATTGAAGTGTTGAATATTAACTTTGTCACTCAAAGTCGAAGAAGACTGGAGACTGAACCGGGGACTTAGAGAGAAATGGGCGAAActaagaaaaaaaaaagccacGCGCCGGAGCCTCTTACTGCTGGTACttactcgtgccacgccccactttattaGCACTCGTGGGACTCGCACCATGTCAGACAAAGTTGAGGTCACATGATATCGAGTATGACTGCGCCGAAAGTGGCAATTGTATTGAGTAGAGAAGtatctgaggagcaagaactcCATTATAGTAAGAGCTGCACGGTTCCCGTGCGGCTCTTTATAcacaaaagaaacctttTGCCAGTTTAGGCAGCTGCTGTTACCGATATTAACGCTctgaattgaattgaattgaattgaatttAGTATCGCCTGCTGGCGCCCTATTGTAGGCATGAGGCGTGCTATCTAGCCTTCAAAGGCGATTACATTATTCCACCTGCCCTGTAGGGAGCCAATAGGTTCACGGGGACCCGTGGATTTAAGGATTGCACGGGTCCTTTACATACAGTGTGAGCGTCCAATAGCACTAAGCAGCCAAAGGCTATTGACACAGTACGTTGCATTCTGGCGATCGCGACAGACGCGTCGAGGAGAGAGCACAGTACGGATTAATTCACCTGTTGGATCATGCTGGTAGCTTCTATCAACTTAGTCTAAGAACCTGCATCTGCATTAAATGAAGCAAATTGTTCACTTCATGGAGGCTGCTAAGcagtgatcggaatggtctggtctgtcttggtcttggtctggtctggaccGCCAAGActcggtctggtctggcaatTTCTCGAGACCATGGTCGGACCGGTCGGACCATCAAGTACTATAACTTAAATAGGTTAAGCTGAGAGGCTCATGGCGGCCGCTGGCTGAATTTTGGCCCAGAATGGTTACAAGTTTGtctctctttgctttttatctcaaagtcctcctcctcaaaaAGAAGCAATCATGCTGTATTAGGCAATATAACTGGAAACAGTTGCCTGACACAGCGTGCAACAGCTTGCTAAGATGTTGTGTATAGAACCTGCAGCCGTAGATTCTCGTGCTTCCATTGACcgcaatgtcaacttcaacatctcTTTCGCCGTCTCCTGCTCCTACCCTATCACCCTCTCCCACTTCACCCGCCCAAACGCCGCCATTTAATCCCACCACGTTTTCAGCGCAGGCCCCATATCCTGAGCCGCCAGACGAGTTTGTCCAGGACCGCGTCAGGTATGTTAACCGCGTAATACTCGCAAATAAAGGATATCACCCGGGTTCGTCTCACATTTGGAAGTACGGCCTCCAATACGTCCGAGGCAGTGATACGAAAGAGGTGTATTACTGCCACGAGTGTGCGGTTGGAAAGTACAAGCAAGAATTGTTTGTTATCAATGGTACCTCTAGAGTCAGAAATCatcttgagaagaagcatCGGATTGACTCCCAGACTGGTATCAGGAGGAAATTTTGCACCCAGAAGTCAGTACTCGATTTACagaaagatgctgcagcttcCAGCACCTTCTTCTGGAAGGACTCGGTTGAGAAGTTCAAAGAACTTTTGATCCGCTGGATTGTATACTGCCACATTGCTTTCTTTCAACTGGATAATCAGTATTTCCGCGAactcctcttctttctgAATCCGGCGTTAATGAACCACCTTCCgaaggcagcaagaaccaTTCGAAACTGGGTGATGACTGCCTTCAGgtcaaagaagcagcagcttagAGAAGATCTACAAGGTTCCCGAAGCAGAGTGTCAGTGTCCTTTGATCTCTGGACGTCGCCAAACCCTTACGCTATCCTAGGCATCGTCGCCATGTGGATTGATGCCGCCGGCAAGCGAAGGTCCACAGTTTTAGGTATGCGTCGTGTCTACGGTGAGCACACTGGCGAGAATATTGGATCAATTGTTCTTGAATTACTGAAAGAATACAACATCGACGGGGACTCAATTGGATACTTCATGCTAGACAATGCCTCGTCGAATGACATTGCAGTGGAATTTATACTCAAGGAGCTATGCCCATGGATGGACTCAAAACAgcgtcgccatcgccggcTGCGCTGTCTGGGCCATATAATCAATCTCTGTTGCCAGGCGTTCCTCATGGGTCGGAACTGTGAGAAATTTCTTGCAAAGCTCGAAAAACATCATTTGCGCGGAGACTATGCAAAAGTAGAGGAGCTCTGGAAGAAATTTGGATGTTTGGGTCGGCTCCACAACTTGGTGAGATACATCCGGCTTACCCCTCAGCGTCGCGAGGAGTTTGCTACAATAGTGATCGGCGGGGATCTCTCTGCATTTGATGGGCTTGAGCTGATCCAGAATAACTCGACACGTTGGAATTCGTGGTTTCATTCAATCACACGGGCATTGAATGTGCGGGAACGTTTAGAGCTCTTCTCCGCCCGCCACGTACCTGCGAAAGGCTCTCAAGGGATTGCGAACTTCAAGCTAGATGGGCAGCACTGGTTCGAACTCGAGAAGATTGAACTCGCTCTAAGGGACTTCTATGCTGCAGCTTTACTCTCCGAAGGTAGGAAAAAGTCTCTTGCCGAATGGTTTTCGACCATAGACTGCCTTCTTCGAGAGATAAACGAGACGAAGGATCATTACTATGACATCCACACCGAGGATGACAACAATTTCACATGGACGTATCTTCAAAGCTGCGCGGACGCCGCCTGGTCGAAATGCGCGGAGTACtacaa
The sequence above is drawn from the Pochonia chlamydosporia 170 chromosome Unknown PCv3seq00020, whole genome shotgun sequence genome and encodes:
- a CDS encoding restless-like transposase (similar to Metarhizium robertsii ARSEF 23 XP_007826756.1), which translates into the protein MSTSTSLSPSPAPTLSPSPTSPAQTPPFNPTTFSAQAPYPEPPDEFVQDRVRYVNRVILANKGYHPGSSHIWKYGLQYVRGSDTKEVYYCHECAVGKYKQELFVINGTSRVRNHLEKKHRIDSQTGIRRKFCTQKSVLDLQKDAAASSTFFWKDSVEKFKELLIRWIVYCHIAFFQLDNQYFRELLFFLNPALMNHLPKAARTIRNWVMTAFRSKKQQLREDLQGSRSRVSVSFDLWTSPNPYAILGIVAMWIDAAGKRRSTVLGMRRVYGEHTGENIGSIVLELLKEYNIDGDSIGYFMLDNASSNDIAVEFILKELCPWMDSKQRRHRRLRCLGHIINLCCQAFLMGRNCEKFLAKLEKHHLRGDYAKVEELWKKFGCLGRLHNLVRYIRLTPQRREEFATIVIGGDLSAFDGLELIQNNSTRWNSWFHSITRALNVRERLELFSARHVPAKGSQGIANFKLDGQHWFELEKIELALRDFYAAALLSEGRKKSLAEWFSTIDCLLREINETKDHYYDIHTEDDNNFTWTYLQSCADAAWSKCAEYYNNHQLNWRCRYPDDTDLPPAYYAAQILDPYRKWAWFRQEWVLPGDKEKQEWFDNAQLAVKKLWETEYKGRHTVEMLPSSARKERDPDPAFDRQREHKRIRIDAPVSAADLYEQYISTDRLHDDEAGCDEAIAYWLSRYDSQRDLARFALDMSAISPMSDECERLFSSAKLTVLDRRGRLKADIIEACECLRAWFGKPEVENDSESEDGRNDDDRFSVSQM
- a CDS encoding C6 transcription factor (similar to Colletotrichum gloeosporioides Nara gc5 XP_007286150.1) encodes the protein MSTAKATKKSAFSCEPCRRLNAEVNSPFVSDVLPEMMSAYCRVIYPTLSYTQRLEERIRELEDQVANLSKSPASVAGSSHSSPPVSGAPDAPSQTARHASDEQAMSRSFRSLKIDDKGSITYHGATSFFNLPSDRTGPSSGEVPFLDPSTSDTDRQQRERLIHNAWHQRAMENLSEIPVCNPASMTAASYSANHSVPYVWLTELGDMQSMGPYYSHTLLNAVISHSIRWGRIDPSIKRLLDESYQGGTLFGKHARSMLFEELSNGVCTIPTIQTLLLLSAQECSLGNSTQAWTYSGIAFRLLDHLGICVDSQRFPGSVQLSDEELEIRRRIYWVDDSAENDLWVPFGISQTDTAWNYPLTTAHSASCFMSMCRLAVIFNEILLHMYDPLSQNTDTEIQECLNFQEPLLQQWWDQLPTHLKIDPVSLPTLAPPSHIVTCLYHAFKILLYRPMLTGRGQRECEGPSPVQGYLAESVTSATSVIAIFDLFCRTFTMNYCVLSLAYCVYIASSIFLLQVQAAPDDQQAMRKLTYCIQCLQQVRQIIIASALNNINKELTAVGIAVGSSVQQSPGAHQSPSTAASLATWRLRWDISTATARGPAPQSTHAHTHTNTHTSRTRPLRCRHAAKLRIFEKPSR